AAATGGTAAtgcatacaaaaatatttttttcacatctgGAAGTAGATTAGACTATTAAAAGGATGTTTGATGAAAAGATATTTCAAAGTAACAGATGTTGCCTCTTTAATAGCGGTCCTGCAGAATCATGCCAGACGGTACAATTTGCCCATTGATGAGCTGAACTTTCGCTTCAACGTGATGCCCGTATACAGGGACCAGACCGCAGTGGCTGAAGCTCTGCGCAATCTCAACAGCAATGCTGAACTTCCAATGGACTCAGAGGTACTGTAAAACAATCACGTTATGAATatcctatatatataaatatatatgaattaaTATGTATACAGTAAGATCTAAAATATTGGAGTCATGTTTTCAGAAAGATGAATCATGGAACTTCAGCAAACCAAATCTCAACTGAccaaaatgtgcaaatgtccACAAATTTGAGAAGACAAAGCTCTACAGTTTTATTGTTTCTTGTATCCTCTGCATACTTGTCTGAATGGGAAATATAAGATAGTAGTAATATTCacataattattataaatttcTTATTTGTTGTTGCAGTTGCCATTACCTGAGAATGGTGTGCTCGTGCATGGCATGTTCATGGATGCAAGTCGTTGGGATGATGACAACATGGTTATCGAAGATTCGTTGCCTCGAGTGATGAATGCTATTCTGCCAGTAGTGCACTTTGAGCCACAACAGAACTACGAGCCCGAAACTGAGCTCTACAATGCACCCCTATACAAGACCTCAGCTAGAGCAGGAACTCTTTCCACAACAGGTACGTATGTTACATACATAATTAAAGAATAATTAGTGTATTCCCCATTCTTCCTTTTTCCTTCCTTGTAGGACACTCAACTAATTTTGTTGTGACTGTATTGCTTCCTACCAACCGACCAAGCGACTATTGGATATCCAAAGCCTCGGCCCTGTTATGCCAGTTAGATGACTAAGTCTTTTCATGCAcacaacatttttgaaaatgaatgaaagatttaCCACACAGTAACttgaatttggattttaaagCATGCTCACAGATTTTACTCTCTCATTGTACAAACTTACTGTACTACTGAATGTGTCTACTCAGGGGGTGGGCGAATTATTCCTCAAATTCCTCCtcagtgggtgtgggttttcattacaacccataaagaggacatttTTTCAACAGTCTGCTGTCCTAAAAATGCAATCAGTAGATTGCAGTGACGTGCTTCTTTTTTCTGTAGAAACCACATTGGTTAAAGAGTCTATGCtagatcggttggaacaaaaacctgtatCCACAGCAGCCTCtgaggactggtttgcccaACCTTGGACTCTACTCAATTGTCTCTCTGTCATTACACACACTTTAACTGTCCTACTGAATATGTCTACTCAAGACATACTGTTATGTCCAAATAAGATTTATAGCCACATTTCTTTCCTAAGGCAACTGGGGGAAAAAGACATTTGAGTTCATGGAGCATAAATGGAAAAGACAAGATTGTTAAGCAGACGCAAAATTATTTATGCAAGGGTACTGTATGGAGTCCTGATAATCAAATCAAGAAACGTTTCAACCACACTCATAATGCCATACTATATCCGTGTACCAGTCAATTATCCAGTACTATAAGATAGATGGGATTTAAACATGTGAATGCTGAGTTTAGTGGTGCTTCCATGTCAGTTGATAATGTGTATGTGTCCATATGTGTGTGCTTCATGCCTCTGCAAAGCATATGATCTCCGAGGAGCAGGTGTGTCTACTGAACAAAGGCCTCATGGTTATTAGTTCCAGTTGACCTGGCACCAACAGTTCCACCAGATGAAGCTAACACCAAATACAAATAATTGGAACATGACTTCATATGTACCAATGCTTGAATCTTTAAACATAACCCATGTTAGAACTAATGCTCTTACATTCGTTACGTTACATAGCAAAACTACTTTTATTGCTGTAACTTTTAACATAAGCCCTTGCATTTTCAAACTATAACAGCATTATAGTTATTCTTCAAGTGTTGCCCACACTGCTCTGATTCAAACTAAAATGTCTTTATCTGTAAATATAAATGGAGTCAGACACAGTCTAAGCCAATACGATTGACTTTTAGTCAACTGAATATCGCCCTCAAACTTCATTAGTCCCAATCCCTCAGCCTGCAGGCAATGTTCAAGAGCACATCTTTACTGGCACATTAGTCTATCTCATTTACGGACATCTCTGCTGCTCTCTCCGGGGTGTCTGAGTTAACTGCGTTGGGTTCTTGAACAATGCTCAAGAGTCCACATGGCTCTTCCAACATAAATAAAGCACATCATGGAAGAGGTTATTGCTTGGCTATCAGAGGGCAATATGCTAGGGGAAGTCAATCAGTGACTATTTAAAGTAGAGCTTACTAGGGATCTTACTagtatcacacacacacacacacaactgttAAAACAAATGTTGGCTGCAATGGCAAGTACAAATCACACAGAGTGGGAGGTTTTCAGAGTACAAATACAAACATTACTGGAGGTGCCtatccctgaattggtggccagttatatcattttttatactcttcttttttttaaatagtaatgtTACATGATTCCTTTCAGAAAGGTAGACAACTTTGTACTTGGCACTGAATATAACCTTTTccttttcacacaaaaatgtaataACTCAAAATACACTTCAACTATTGGTAATTGTGAAACCTTCTTTGAACCAGCCTGCCTCTACAAAGCTAATTAAAACAAGGACAGACACAATTTATTAAATGCAGTCATGCTCCATAAGCATGGCAATCACATTTTCAATGCCATTGCTGAACATGCGTCTAACAACCTTTCAAAAATCCACACAACTATACACCCTTCCGTCTCCGCCAATCTCAAAACTCAAGATTTAtatggaattaaaaaaacaatggttgATCTCATAACacaataattaatttatttatggcctgctgtgtttgtttttggaaaagATAAAGATATATTAGGGGTTAAACagaatttggaggaaaaaacgttatgtgtagactttttttatttggttattgttaatattaataataaaaataaaaccctcCTACAGCATGATCAAACATTACAACAAGGAAGTGCAGTGTGGCAATAACACGTTGGTTAAATAAGTTACGAAAAAGCAAGATTGTGCTCTCTTAAGTCTTCACATTACAGGACATGAAAAAACATGTCTGGATTGGTTGTGTCCTACAAAATCTTGTTGGTCCCCAGGTTTTATAAGCATGGGGACGATTACTTTGTGTAACATGATCTTTTCCATTCTTTGCTCTGGTCGCATAGAGATCCGCTTTATGTAAAATCCTTCGACACTGCCTCAATGAAATTTGGAGCAGACATTAGAATGGTGAAGGTGCAGATAATGGAGAAAAGCGAAAAGGCCACGAGGCATAAGCGATCCACCACCGCCGCTGCAAACTTCCACTCGCTGCAAATGGCCTCGCCTTCATCCTGCTCTCGGAAGCGCCTGGCAATATATTGTACTTCCTCAAGGATCCGAGACATTTCTGAGAGCCTCTCCAACGGCCTAGTTAGTGTTTGCTCAGTATTGATATCACCCGGGGATAAACTACTTGGGTTCCTGTCGCTGCCTCCACCACCACTAAAGAACATCACGACACTAGGATCAGTGATCGGTGGGAAAGTTGTGTTGTCCGTGTCCATCGAATGATATCCCAGGTACGAGTTAATGTTTCCATTAGTGTTAATTGACTGGGTGGAGGCCTGCCCTGGTATGGGGCTCATTGGAATGTTGTTGGTGCTGCTTTGGTGGGAGGGGGCATGAGGATACTTGTAGGCTAAGCGAACACCAGACTGACCACTTGTTTTTCTTCCCACTCCAGGCTTTTTCATGCGCAGAAACCAGGCACACCAGTTGAGAAGTATGACCTGGACCTGGGTGGGGACACAAGAAAGACATGGAAAAGTAAGAAATCaagcaaaaaatatttacattgggGTATGACATACTGATAttataataacattttattccCGCCCATAGCCAGCATAAATGTATTCTGTAGGGTTGGGTgagttaggattttttttcatctccttTGCCGAATTATAGCACAAATGCTCATTTACATCTACAGTCCCTCGGCAGATAATAAAAAAGACAGCAAACATAAGAAAGAGCATTGaggttttaaaaatatgtatatatagtattaaGAAGGAATGCTATGAACATGCAATGACAGTAGTTTTCTATCAAAGAGAGTGATTCTATGTTTTTGCATGTTggtctatctttttttatgttgtccTTTGTGTTTTCAATCTGTTTCAAAGAGGATTCACATCATTGTCAGTGCGACTGCGTATTTTAGTCAATGAATAGTCTTCACCTACCCATTTGGGCATCTTCCCTCCCTGGGGGTCATGGTGGTGGAACTGTAGAACCAGAACAGTCACCACCACTGATAATCCCACAATCATCATTGTGCTGGCAAAGTATTGAgcttcaaaaacaaacagaacaaAAACATACGTACTTAAAAACCTGTAGATGTCGGTTACCAATTTACCAAAGCATCCATGTGTATTGCCCATAATGAGAAACCATGACAAAAgttgttgaattattttaaaattggttTTCATGGTCCAGGTGTAATTATTTATTCAGAGAATccttcttattttatttatgaatgtTGTTTATAAATTACAAAGGTTTTGGCAGGGCTGGAACTCATCTATAATTTTTATATtgaatatttctatatttcagggtgtttgtgggtgtgtgtttcaaattttttgaacatttctttCCATTCCAATAAGCAATTGTAACTGTTCTGTTTTGAGGAAGTTTAAGTGAGCAACTTACACATGAGAGGGGGTGTTCAATGTTATCATAGATGTTATTATAGATATATTATATAATGCATATTGTTCAGGCCTCTATTTAAAATTGCACGAATGTCATGGGCTCTCCTAGTTTTCTCTGCTCTGCATGCTGTAGTTACAACACTTGTAGGAGCTCATTTGCTTGTCATCTTTCCTGTCATGTTTGTTTGTTCTAGCTTCATCAAAAATTTAAACGACCAAAGAGTTTACTGTGAGTTGTTAAGCATGATTACACAAGGGCACTCATATTACAATTTTCAGGAGACGTATTAGGAGCAACTAAATATCTGTCTTTGCAATTTGTAGAGATCACAGAACAAAAACTTTCTCAAGGGGAAATTCAAATTGTAGCATAGTTTTGCTTAAGAACCCAAAGAAGAAAGTGtatccaaaaaaatatgttaacattaaaaattggcTGATTTGATACACAAATAATCTCTATGAAAACATGTTAAATGCGTAACCTGAGCCAATTTAAATGAGAAAGCTTGATATTCACTTGCAATATGCTCTACAGAGATTTTAATTTGCATAATAAGTTCACATTAATTATTGTTTgtcaaaatgtgatatcaaaactCATACAAAAATAGTACATCTTACCAATCAGTGGAACGGAGTCAGATGTAGCAGGCATTATCTCTGCTACCAGCAACATAAACACAGTGAGAGACAATAGCACAGTAATGCCTGGAACAGAGAAgacatttttgattaaaaacagaTTTGGTTTCAGTAAATGTTCCCTCAAAGTCTGCAACTACAATTATTCAGTTCTTtgcaatccaaaaaaaatgttttcaaatggtTATGCAATTTGTAACTGATATCATTTAATGGTTCAATCACCACCATTTTAATAATACTATAACGGTTGATGACATGaaaatgatgtcactcacattCACTATTTAGTAAACTCATTAGCGGAGATATTTTCAAAGCAGCATATTAATGTTGGTTTGTATAGGATTAATGAGCCTTATGTAAAATAAAAGAGGGAAGAGGTACATCAAAAGTGGTACTACTATTCTATTGAAGGCCCAGGTATGCAAGTTCCCAGCCTTACACACTTAAGAAAAATGTGTGGGCAGAAGGACTATGACAATATAGATGGACAGTACAATATTAACAGTCATATAGGAGTCACATTCTGGGGTTTTATGTTTAATGTAAGCCTTATTACTGTGTGAGACAATTTCTTTTTGTGTCTTACCCAATGAAATCTTCTCCCCAGAATCTGCAGGGAGTAGAAAGACTAGCAGGGCCAGACCAGAGATAAGCACACATGGAATAAGCAGGTTGAGGCCGTAGTAAAGAGTCCTACGGCGCATGGTGACAGTGAATGTAACATCAGGGTATGGTTCTTTGCAACATTCGTAGAAGAGCTCATTTCGCTTGGCTGGTACACCTTGAAGTCAATGACAGGGGAAGAGGGTTCAAAAGTCAGTAAATTACGGCTTTTTATAACTTAAATTTTGGCATTAAATTTaagtaattcattttctgaaaagctTCTCACAAGAGTCACACGGACTGCTGCAGCTTattccagttgactttgggctcAAGGCAGGGACCACCCGCAAATACATGGCTCCCCACCCATTTCTACAACTCGATTTATTGAGCCAGAACTCACTTTACACAATTGCCATATCACAAAATGTAGCTGTATCATGATGTTTTTCAATTTGAGCCCCTATTTACTTACCCATCGTTAGTTGATTACCAAGAACAAAGAGTACATTGACTTGACTGAATTAAGAACTGTAAATGAAGCATCTTTAAATTTTATTCTTACCCACAAGGTCCCACTCGCCATTGGGAATGTAGTTGGAGATGTCCACATCAATCATTTGAAGGTCCAGCAACCAGCCATTATGTGTCCAGGAGCCAAATTTCAGGTCACACTTCTGCACATCAAAAGGGAACCAGCGCACATCGATGTAGCAGGTGCTCTTTAGGATGCCTAGGtaaagatgatttttttactctttatataccatgaaaatgtgttttagacAGAGGAGAAAAACTAATGAAAACTTGTAATATTGATAATGAAGTTTTCTCTTCTATAcaagtaacaacaacaaattgtaATATAtacttggtattttttttctaaagcatTTACACAATTATGTTACATGTACAGTGTTCAACTTCAATGGCTAACCTGGTGGGATATACTGACAGGATCCTGTGGCATTTACCAGTACATTTGTATGGAAAGTTGCATCAAACCTTTCGTCAGCActgcagaaaataagatgaaattTAAAGCCAGTTAAATTAACAATTAAACATAGTGAATCAGATTAAAATGACAGTGAAGGTGCAGAAAGAATTTGGAGCACTAGAAAATTGTCGTAATTGGTGTACATATTTGGAAATATGAATTCTTAAGAGACATTTAACTTGTGTCAAATATTTTATGGCTTATGTTCAAAACATTTTACCACTCATCTGCCAGACAACTTTCCTAGATTTGTAGTTGTTTAAAATTCTAACCTGTTGTAGAGAAGAATATCTGGGACCCATATCATGTTGGAAGGGAACCGCAGTGTTTGAACACCTGGGTAGCCCTCTGCATCCCATGTAAGGTATACATCTGTCCACTGCTGAAAGAAACAAGGAAGAGATGTCAAGTGAGAAACATATGAGGactttataataattattattagtagtagtatatattttttttttctatatcacGGCAATGGTTTTGTATTATTCAATTGACTCAAATGGCTACAGAAGAAAACTTGTGAAGGAATAATTTTGAAGACTGCATTACATTCACTACTCTACCATcgttatatttattaatattttagtatTAGAAATGTCCCATGATCATAATATATTTGAGGTTAAAGGTTAAAAATTACTATTactataaattaaataaaaagtaacaCAACATGGCCAGTTTTGATTGTAAACACAATTTTTCATAcaccattttgttaataaacaaAGGTTCCGGTGTAGTAAAGAGAGACCTTAGGGCacaatctaatccaatccatttcCCTATACAGACATTTCTGCTCTGTCTATTGGAAATTTATAGAGGACCTTCAACGGCATAGGTCAATTGAGATAACACTTCcattgttacaatcaattttaaatCCCAACTGTGCGCATAAAAGATATTCATTGAATCTGTAATCCTATAATCCTCTACAGTACGGTAATGCCTGACTGCCATCATTCGTTTATCTTGAGAGAAAAGGCTTGTAGATCTCAGCTC
This region of Stigmatopora nigra isolate UIUO_SnigA chromosome 6, RoL_Snig_1.1, whole genome shotgun sequence genomic DNA includes:
- the LOC144197642 gene encoding neuronal acetylcholine receptor subunit alpha-7-like translates to MESLSMRESILLGFYLWASLSSQGCNGGVYQRKLYRDLMVNYNRLERPVQNDSAPVIVELGLTLLQIIDVDEKNQVLITNAWLQLQWTDVYLTWDAEGYPGVQTLRFPSNMIWVPDILLYNSADERFDATFHTNVLVNATGSCQYIPPGILKSTCYIDVRWFPFDVQKCDLKFGSWTHNGWLLDLQMIDVDISNYIPNGEWDLVGVPAKRNELFYECCKEPYPDVTFTVTMRRRTLYYGLNLLIPCVLISGLALLVFLLPADSGEKISLGITVLLSLTVFMLLVAEIMPATSDSVPLIAQYFASTMMIVGLSVVVTVLVLQFHHHDPQGGKMPKWVQVILLNWCAWFLRMKKPGVGRKTSGQSGVRLAYKYPHAPSHQSSTNNIPMSPIPGQASTQSINTNGNINSYLGYHSMDTDNTTFPPITDPSVVMFFSGGGGSDRNPSSLSPGDINTEQTLTRPLERLSEMSRILEEVQYIARRFREQDEGEAICSEWKFAAAVVDRLCLVAFSLFSIICTFTILMSAPNFIEAVSKDFT